The following are encoded in a window of Actinomyces oris genomic DNA:
- a CDS encoding alpha-1,4-glucan--maltose-1-phosphate maltosyltransferase produces MTPNTTPKAGKKQSTRPSKSSAAPTDAPAQGTGTQTAPSGSSAACAAPQPAPFSLIGRIPVTEVFPVVEDGRWPAKAVVGEVIPIRATVFREGHDRFGATAVLVRPDGSDGPSARMHDIAPGLDRYEASVAPDAPGDWHFRVEGWSDPYATWSHDAGIKVPAGIDVELMLEEGARVLDRAAALEGRDEEGVKALNDAVWIMRDPSNPVADRLAAGLSDSVQAALERLPLRDHVSPSAEYPLQVDRERALTGSWYEIFPRSLGSGAGEDGTWHSGTLRSATERLDRIAAMGFDVLYLTPISPIGLTNRKGRNNTLTARPGDPGSPYGIGSPDGGHDAIHPDLGTFEDFDALVARSRELGMEVALDLALQCSPDHPWVAEHPEWFTVLADGSIAYAENPPKKYQDIYPLNFDNDPEGIYQAILEVVRTWIAHGVTIFRVDNPHTKPLPFWQRLIAEIHAESPEVLFLAEAFTRPAMMRTLGMIGFHQSYTYFAWRNTKDELIEYMMELSKDTAHLLRPAFWPTTHDILTPFMTNGKVPAFKLRAVLAATLSPTWGIYSGYELAESTPRPGYEEQIDNEKYEYKPRDFAAARRNGIEDLLTRLNAARTAHPALRQLRDIYFHPTSDDQILAYSKRVDAFHSPTGKDDVVLTVVNLDPHGARAGEVYLNLEALGLPGWVDASHPVVRVTDALTGDSYEWSGQNYVRLDPFAGQVAHVFSVEPL; encoded by the coding sequence GTGACTCCGAACACGACGCCGAAGGCCGGCAAGAAGCAGTCCACCCGTCCCTCCAAGTCCTCTGCCGCTCCCACCGACGCACCCGCTCAGGGCACCGGGACGCAGACCGCGCCGTCGGGGTCGTCCGCGGCCTGCGCGGCACCGCAGCCGGCCCCGTTCTCGTTGATCGGCCGGATCCCGGTCACCGAGGTCTTCCCCGTCGTTGAGGACGGGCGCTGGCCGGCCAAGGCCGTCGTCGGCGAGGTCATTCCGATCCGCGCCACCGTCTTCCGCGAGGGGCACGACCGCTTCGGCGCCACCGCGGTCCTGGTGCGTCCTGACGGCAGCGACGGCCCCAGCGCCCGCATGCACGACATCGCCCCGGGACTGGACCGCTATGAGGCCTCCGTGGCGCCCGACGCCCCCGGGGACTGGCACTTCCGCGTCGAGGGCTGGTCGGACCCGTACGCCACCTGGAGCCACGACGCCGGCATCAAGGTGCCCGCCGGCATCGACGTCGAGCTCATGCTGGAGGAGGGCGCCCGCGTCTTGGACCGGGCAGCGGCCCTTGAGGGGCGCGATGAGGAGGGAGTCAAGGCCCTCAACGACGCCGTATGGATCATGCGCGACCCCTCCAACCCCGTGGCCGACCGCCTGGCCGCGGGCCTGTCGGACTCGGTCCAGGCCGCCCTGGAACGCCTGCCGCTGCGCGACCACGTCTCGCCCTCCGCCGAGTACCCCCTCCAGGTGGACCGCGAGCGCGCCCTGACCGGCTCCTGGTATGAGATCTTCCCGCGCTCGCTGGGCTCGGGAGCCGGCGAGGACGGCACCTGGCACTCGGGGACACTGCGCAGCGCGACCGAGCGGCTGGACCGCATCGCGGCCATGGGCTTCGACGTCCTCTACCTCACGCCCATCTCCCCCATCGGCCTGACCAACCGCAAGGGCCGCAACAACACCCTGACGGCGCGTCCCGGCGACCCCGGCTCCCCTTACGGCATCGGCTCCCCCGACGGCGGCCACGACGCCATCCACCCCGACCTGGGCACCTTCGAGGACTTCGACGCCCTGGTGGCGCGCTCGCGCGAGCTGGGCATGGAGGTGGCCCTGGACCTGGCGCTCCAGTGCTCCCCGGACCACCCGTGGGTGGCCGAGCACCCCGAGTGGTTCACGGTCCTGGCCGACGGCTCAATCGCCTACGCCGAGAACCCGCCCAAGAAGTACCAGGACATCTACCCGCTCAACTTCGACAACGACCCCGAGGGCATCTACCAGGCGATCCTGGAGGTCGTGCGCACCTGGATCGCGCACGGGGTGACGATCTTCCGGGTGGACAACCCCCACACCAAGCCCCTGCCATTCTGGCAGCGGCTCATCGCCGAGATCCACGCCGAGTCCCCCGAGGTGCTGTTCCTGGCCGAGGCCTTCACCCGCCCCGCCATGATGCGCACCCTGGGCATGATCGGCTTCCACCAGTCCTACACCTACTTCGCCTGGCGCAACACCAAGGACGAGCTCATCGAGTACATGATGGAGCTCAGCAAGGACACCGCCCACCTGCTGCGCCCGGCCTTCTGGCCCACGACGCACGACATCCTCACCCCCTTCATGACCAACGGGAAGGTGCCGGCCTTCAAGCTGCGCGCCGTCCTGGCGGCCACGCTCAGCCCGACCTGGGGCATCTACTCGGGCTACGAGCTGGCCGAGTCCACACCGCGCCCGGGCTATGAGGAGCAGATCGACAACGAGAAGTACGAGTACAAGCCGCGTGACTTCGCCGCCGCTCGCCGCAACGGCATCGAGGACCTGCTCACGCGCCTCAACGCCGCCCGCACCGCCCACCCGGCACTGCGCCAGCTGCGGGACATCTACTTCCACCCCACGAGCGATGACCAGATCCTCGCCTACTCCAAGCGGGTGGACGCCTTCCACAGCCCCACGGGCAAGGACGACGTCGTCCTGACGGTGGTCAACCTCGACCCTCACGGAGCGAGGGCCGGCGAGGTCTACCTCAACCTGGAGGCCCTGGGCCTGCCGGGCTGGGTGGACGCCTCGCACCCGGTGGTGCGGGTGACCGACGCGCTCACCGGAGACTCCTACGAGTGGTCGGGGCAGAACTATGTGCGCCTCGACCCCTTCGCCGGGCAGGTCGCCCACGTCTTCTCCGTGGAGCCGCTGTGA
- the trpS gene encoding tryptophan--tRNA ligase: MTQTPTAAEEALANATNDASLARSIARSAEIEADIAVNPGRYRMFTGVRPTGNMHLGHYFGTMHSWKTIQDAGVETWILVADYQVITDRDGVGPIRERVLSLVTDALAVGVDPQRSTIFAHSAVPAQNQLMLPFLSLVTESELHRNPTVKSELEATDGRAMSGLMLTYPVHQATDILFCQANLVPVGKDQLPHLEQARLIAQRFDKRYGRAVKDHPVFRRPEALLSQAPMLLGLDGEKMSKSRHNTIELRMSADETAKALKKAKTDSERVITYDPANRPEVSNLLMLASLCGAGAPEEIAERIGDGGAGTLKKVTTEAVNEFFSPIRARRAELAANEDYLLEVLGQGNARANEVANRTLDDVRTAMQMNY, encoded by the coding sequence ATGACTCAGACCCCCACCGCGGCCGAGGAGGCCCTGGCCAACGCCACCAATGACGCCTCCCTGGCCCGATCCATCGCCCGCTCCGCCGAGATCGAGGCCGATATCGCCGTCAACCCCGGCCGCTACCGGATGTTCACCGGGGTCCGCCCCACCGGGAACATGCACCTGGGCCACTACTTCGGCACCATGCACTCCTGGAAGACGATCCAGGACGCGGGCGTGGAGACCTGGATCCTCGTGGCCGACTACCAGGTCATCACCGACCGCGACGGCGTGGGCCCCATTCGCGAGCGGGTCCTGTCCCTGGTCACCGATGCCCTGGCGGTGGGCGTGGACCCGCAGCGCTCGACGATCTTCGCCCACTCGGCGGTCCCCGCCCAGAATCAGCTGATGCTGCCCTTCCTTTCCCTGGTCACCGAGTCCGAGCTGCACCGCAACCCCACGGTGAAGTCGGAGCTGGAGGCCACCGACGGGCGGGCCATGAGCGGACTGATGCTCACCTACCCGGTCCACCAGGCCACCGACATCCTCTTCTGCCAGGCCAACCTCGTGCCCGTCGGCAAGGACCAGCTCCCCCACCTGGAGCAGGCCCGACTCATCGCCCAGCGCTTCGACAAGCGCTACGGGCGGGCGGTCAAGGACCACCCGGTCTTCCGCCGCCCCGAGGCGCTGCTCAGTCAGGCCCCGATGCTGCTGGGCCTGGACGGGGAGAAGATGAGCAAGTCGCGGCACAACACGATCGAGCTGCGCATGAGCGCCGATGAGACCGCCAAGGCCCTCAAGAAGGCCAAGACGGACTCCGAGCGCGTCATCACCTACGACCCGGCCAACCGGCCCGAGGTCTCCAACCTGTTGATGCTGGCCTCCCTGTGCGGGGCGGGCGCTCCCGAGGAGATCGCCGAGCGCATCGGTGACGGCGGAGCGGGCACGCTCAAGAAGGTCACCACGGAGGCCGTCAACGAGTTCTTCTCCCCCATTCGGGCCCGTCGCGCCGAGCTGGCGGCCAACGAGGACTACCTCCTGGAGGTCCTGGGGCAGGGCAACGCCCGGGCCAACGAGGTCGCCAACCGGACGCTCGACGACGTCCGCACCGCCATGCAGATGAACTACTGA
- the glgX gene encoding glycogen debranching protein GlgX has product MSSMPEPAPAPRAELPGAPDHGLGVALNGDGADFAVHAPHATAVDLCLLTLGADGAVVEETRIGMHGPLRGLWSAHVPGVGVGQRYGYRAHGHWKPHEGLLYNPRKLLLDPYARALDGHVDLGPAVYAHEVTDDLVPAAEPWLPSHLDSAGSTAVGVVTGDTFPVVPGPRVPRERSVIYEAHVKGLTYQLPGVPEDLRGTYAGLAHSVTVEHLKGLGITTIELLPIHASVSEPFLTKRGLTNYWGYSTLSYFAPEPSYATAAARAAGPQAVLDEVRGMVSMLHEAGLEVVLDVVYNHTCEGGVDGPSLSLRGLDNLDYYLHAPYLPAQYMDVTGTGNTVDFRATGAIRLVLDSLRYWVTEVGVDGFRFDLATTLGRHAAEFSPRHPLLTAIATDPVLSTVKLISEPWDVGPGGWRTGQFPEPFQDWNDHFRDTTRSFWLHDASEISKGRLGSDLRDLATRLSGSADLFSHGEFPGGRGPLGSVNFVAAHDGFTLRDLVVYDHKHNLANKEDNRDGNSNNRSWNHGFEGDVVEGINGGPIEVLRRRSMRNLLATVLLSAGTPMLVAGDEMGRTQQGNNNCYCQDSVLSWVDWNLEVWQRDLVATTRFLIHLRHTHPVARPSRFATGQVLDGDTIADLAWYRADAAPMDGDSWHDPHTRVVQMLRSGRLWNDDDMLVVINGALDQVDVVLPEGRGTDWHLAWDSTWAVPQPHTAPFSQARRVSRSPQDTPADVIIETDDAGEVKDVKTVANGSEVHAAESLTDCHQDRPGDTTMLEALSLRVYFSGEPLETLSPGAEAH; this is encoded by the coding sequence ATGTCTTCGATGCCAGAGCCCGCTCCAGCACCGCGCGCCGAGCTGCCAGGAGCTCCCGACCACGGCCTGGGCGTCGCTCTCAACGGAGACGGCGCGGACTTCGCTGTCCACGCCCCGCATGCCACTGCCGTGGACCTGTGCCTGCTGACCCTGGGTGCCGACGGCGCCGTGGTGGAGGAGACCCGGATCGGGATGCACGGGCCCTTGCGGGGTCTGTGGAGCGCGCACGTCCCCGGCGTCGGCGTCGGTCAGCGCTACGGCTACCGCGCCCACGGCCACTGGAAGCCGCACGAGGGCCTGCTCTACAACCCCCGCAAGCTGCTGCTGGACCCCTACGCCCGGGCCCTGGACGGCCACGTGGACCTGGGGCCGGCCGTCTACGCCCACGAGGTCACCGACGACCTGGTCCCTGCGGCCGAGCCGTGGCTGCCCTCGCACCTGGACTCGGCCGGCAGCACCGCCGTCGGCGTGGTCACCGGCGACACCTTCCCGGTGGTTCCGGGCCCGCGCGTGCCCCGCGAGCGCAGCGTCATCTACGAGGCCCATGTCAAGGGTCTGACCTACCAGCTGCCGGGCGTGCCCGAGGATCTGCGCGGCACCTACGCGGGGCTGGCCCACTCGGTGACGGTCGAGCATCTCAAGGGCCTGGGGATCACCACAATCGAGCTGCTGCCGATCCACGCCTCAGTGAGCGAGCCCTTCCTGACCAAGCGGGGCCTGACCAACTACTGGGGCTACTCCACCCTGAGCTACTTCGCACCCGAGCCCTCCTACGCCACAGCCGCGGCGCGTGCGGCCGGCCCGCAGGCGGTCCTGGACGAGGTGCGCGGCATGGTCTCCATGCTCCACGAGGCCGGCCTGGAGGTCGTGCTCGACGTCGTCTACAACCACACCTGTGAGGGCGGTGTCGACGGCCCCTCCTTGAGCCTGCGCGGCCTGGACAACCTGGACTACTACCTGCACGCCCCCTACCTGCCGGCGCAGTACATGGATGTCACCGGCACCGGCAACACGGTGGACTTCCGGGCCACGGGTGCGATCCGCCTGGTTCTGGACTCGCTGCGCTACTGGGTCACTGAGGTCGGGGTAGACGGCTTCCGCTTCGACCTGGCCACCACCCTGGGGCGCCACGCCGCGGAGTTCTCGCCGCGTCACCCGCTGCTCACGGCCATCGCCACGGATCCGGTCCTCAGCACCGTCAAGCTCATCAGCGAGCCCTGGGACGTGGGACCCGGCGGCTGGCGCACCGGCCAGTTCCCCGAGCCCTTCCAGGACTGGAACGACCACTTCCGCGACACCACGCGCTCCTTCTGGCTACATGACGCCTCGGAGATCTCCAAGGGCCGTCTGGGCTCGGACCTGCGCGACCTGGCCACGCGCCTGTCGGGCAGCGCGGACCTGTTCAGCCACGGGGAGTTCCCCGGCGGCCGCGGCCCGCTGGGCTCGGTCAACTTCGTGGCAGCGCACGACGGCTTCACCCTGCGCGACCTGGTGGTCTACGACCACAAGCACAATCTGGCCAACAAGGAGGACAACCGCGACGGCAACTCCAACAACCGCTCCTGGAACCACGGTTTCGAGGGGGACGTCGTCGAGGGCATCAACGGCGGGCCGATCGAGGTGCTGCGCCGCCGGTCGATGCGCAACCTGCTGGCCACCGTCCTGTTGAGCGCCGGGACCCCCATGCTGGTGGCCGGCGACGAGATGGGACGCACCCAGCAGGGCAACAACAACTGCTACTGCCAGGACTCCGTGCTCTCCTGGGTGGACTGGAACCTGGAGGTCTGGCAGCGAGATCTGGTCGCCACGACGCGCTTCCTCATCCACCTGCGCCACACCCACCCGGTGGCACGTCCCTCGCGCTTCGCCACCGGACAGGTCCTGGACGGTGACACGATCGCGGACCTGGCCTGGTATCGGGCGGATGCCGCACCGATGGACGGGGACTCCTGGCACGACCCGCACACTCGCGTGGTCCAGATGCTGCGCTCGGGCCGCCTCTGGAACGACGACGACATGCTCGTGGTCATCAACGGCGCCCTGGATCAGGTCGACGTCGTCCTGCCCGAGGGGCGCGGGACCGACTGGCACCTGGCCTGGGACTCGACCTGGGCGGTCCCCCAACCTCATACCGCGCCCTTCTCCCAGGCACGGCGCGTAAGCCGAAGCCCCCAGGACACTCCGGCCGACGTCATCATCGAGACCGACGACGCCGGCGAGGTCAAGGACGTCAAGACCGTGGCCAACGGCTCCGAGGTTCATGCCGCCGAGAGTCTCACGGACTGCCACCAGGACCGGCCGGGCGACACGACGATGCTGGAGGCGCTGTCCCTGCGGGTCTACTTCTCCGGCGAACCGCTGGAGACCCTGAGCCCGGGCGCCGAGGCGCACTGA
- a CDS encoding electron transfer flavoprotein subunit beta/FixA family protein: protein MRIVVCIKHVPDVQSERRIEDGRLVRGEEDVLNELDENAVEAAVALAEEADGEVIALTMGPEDAEDGVRRALQMGADSGVVVADDDLAGADVVTTARVLAAAIERIGEVDLVVTGMASLDSMTSMLPGALAAALHRPAVTLANHLEVDGGAVTVTRTVGTVREVLSAPLPALVSVTDQANEPRYPNFAAMRAAKKKPIDFWDASELGLQITEPAVAVVDDEARPAREAGIIRTDAGEAGRELAAWLVENKLV from the coding sequence ATGAGAATCGTGGTCTGCATCAAGCACGTTCCTGACGTTCAGTCCGAGCGTCGCATCGAGGACGGTCGCCTCGTGCGCGGCGAGGAGGACGTCCTCAACGAGCTCGACGAGAATGCCGTCGAGGCCGCCGTCGCCCTGGCTGAGGAGGCCGACGGCGAGGTCATCGCCCTGACCATGGGGCCGGAGGATGCTGAGGACGGGGTGCGTCGCGCCCTGCAGATGGGGGCCGACTCCGGGGTCGTCGTGGCCGATGACGACCTGGCCGGCGCCGACGTCGTCACCACCGCCCGGGTCCTGGCCGCCGCGATCGAGCGCATCGGCGAGGTCGACCTGGTCGTCACCGGGATGGCCTCCCTGGACTCCATGACCTCCATGCTGCCCGGCGCCCTGGCCGCAGCCCTGCACCGTCCGGCCGTCACGCTGGCCAACCACCTCGAGGTCGATGGCGGCGCCGTGACCGTCACCCGCACCGTGGGCACCGTCCGCGAGGTCCTCAGCGCGCCGCTGCCCGCGCTCGTCAGCGTCACCGACCAGGCCAACGAGCCCCGCTACCCCAACTTCGCCGCCATGCGCGCCGCGAAGAAGAAGCCCATCGACTTCTGGGACGCCTCCGAGCTCGGACTCCAGATCACCGAGCCGGCCGTCGCAGTCGTCGACGACGAGGCCCGACCCGCTCGTGAAGCCGGCATCATCCGCACCGACGCCGGAGAGGCGGGCCGTGAGCTCGCCGCCTGGCTCGTGGAGAACAAGCTCGTCTGA
- a CDS encoding electron transfer flavoprotein subunit alpha/FixB family protein yields MLDAPLLVLVDLETTEATPTGPSLELLTAARELTGGDVVALALQPLGESASAALAGAGATRLLSADLGEAAHLPATAADAVVAAVGAVQPAAVLVVSDYRGKELAGRAAVVLGSACVSDVTALEAAGTELRASKLVLSGSWSTTAGVASGGSAPIIAVRPGIAEVAAAEGAPLTAEPLEVPVSAEAAAVRLVSREATSVASGPVLSEARTVVVGGRGVDGDFDLVRSLAQPLDAAVGATRVACDEGWIERSAQIGQTGETISPRLYIGLGVSGAVHHTSGIQGAGTVVAICDDSEAPIFEMADFGVVGDVTEVVPQLVEELAKLRG; encoded by the coding sequence ATGCTCGATGCCCCCCTGCTCGTCCTCGTCGATCTTGAGACCACCGAGGCCACCCCCACCGGCCCCAGCCTGGAGCTGCTTACCGCTGCCCGGGAGCTGACCGGCGGCGACGTCGTCGCCCTGGCCCTCCAGCCCCTGGGCGAGTCCGCCTCAGCGGCCCTGGCCGGCGCCGGAGCCACCCGCCTGCTGTCCGCCGACCTGGGTGAGGCCGCCCACCTGCCCGCCACCGCGGCCGACGCCGTCGTGGCGGCCGTCGGCGCCGTCCAGCCCGCCGCGGTCCTGGTCGTCTCCGACTACCGCGGCAAGGAGCTGGCCGGACGGGCAGCCGTTGTGCTCGGCTCGGCCTGCGTCTCCGACGTCACCGCCCTGGAGGCCGCCGGCACCGAGCTGCGTGCCTCCAAGCTGGTCCTGTCCGGCTCCTGGTCCACCACCGCCGGCGTCGCCTCGGGCGGCTCCGCACCGATCATCGCCGTGCGCCCCGGGATCGCCGAGGTCGCTGCGGCCGAGGGCGCCCCCCTGACGGCCGAGCCCCTCGAGGTTCCCGTGAGCGCTGAGGCCGCCGCCGTGCGCCTCGTCTCGCGCGAGGCCACCTCCGTGGCCTCCGGTCCGGTCCTGAGCGAGGCGCGCACCGTCGTCGTGGGTGGCCGCGGCGTGGACGGCGACTTCGACCTGGTCCGCTCCCTGGCCCAGCCGCTCGACGCTGCCGTCGGGGCCACCCGCGTGGCCTGCGACGAGGGCTGGATCGAGCGCAGCGCCCAGATCGGTCAGACCGGGGAGACCATCTCCCCGCGCCTGTACATCGGCCTGGGCGTCTCCGGCGCTGTCCACCACACCAGCGGCATTCAGGGGGCCGGCACCGTCGTCGCCATCTGCGACGACTCCGAGGCTCCGATCTTCGAGATGGCCGACTTCGGCGTCGTCGGCGACGTCACCGAGGTCGTGCCCCAGCTCGTCGAGGAGCTCGCCAAGCTGCGCGGCTGA
- the mnmA gene encoding tRNA 2-thiouridine(34) synthase MnmA: MRVLAALSGGVDSAVAAARAVDAGHEVVGVHMALTRNRAQTRSGSRGCCSIEDSADARWAAQILGIPFYVWDLSEEFEERVVSDFLDEYRAGRTPNPCVRCNERVKFDALLERALALGFDAVATGHYARLSGGASSGRPGDTEGLTLRRAVDAAKDQSYVLAVSGREGLARALFPLGDAPSKAQVRAEAESRGLPVASKPDSYDICFVADGDTRGFLTRSLGAHEGAMVSPDGEVLGTHQGYFGFTVGQRKGLGLSRPAEDGRPRYVIETRPATNEVVVGPEELLSRTAVDGDGLVLLADPEPLATGSTDSDDSPAVGWQEASVQVRAHGRPVPARVRVDAARGLLHAELAMPLRGVAAGQSLVIYGGADGDQVLAQATVAPAQASSHAVA, from the coding sequence GTGCGCGTCCTGGCCGCCCTGTCCGGCGGAGTCGACTCCGCCGTGGCCGCGGCGCGCGCCGTCGACGCCGGCCATGAGGTCGTGGGCGTCCACATGGCCCTGACCCGCAACCGGGCCCAGACCCGTTCGGGCTCACGCGGCTGCTGCTCCATCGAGGACTCCGCCGACGCCCGCTGGGCCGCCCAGATCCTGGGCATCCCCTTCTACGTGTGGGACCTGTCCGAGGAATTCGAGGAGCGCGTCGTGTCCGACTTCCTCGACGAGTACCGCGCCGGGCGCACCCCCAACCCCTGTGTGCGCTGCAACGAGCGCGTCAAGTTCGACGCCCTCCTCGAGCGGGCCCTGGCCCTGGGCTTCGACGCCGTCGCCACCGGCCACTACGCGCGACTGAGCGGCGGCGCCTCCTCCGGCCGCCCCGGTGACACTGAGGGGCTCACGCTGCGCCGCGCTGTCGATGCCGCCAAGGACCAGTCCTATGTTCTGGCCGTCTCCGGCCGCGAGGGCCTGGCCCGGGCCCTCTTCCCCCTGGGGGATGCCCCCTCCAAGGCACAGGTGCGCGCCGAGGCCGAGTCCCGGGGCCTACCGGTGGCCTCCAAGCCGGACTCCTACGACATCTGCTTCGTGGCCGACGGAGACACCCGCGGTTTCCTGACCCGCTCGCTCGGCGCCCACGAGGGCGCCATGGTCTCCCCCGACGGCGAGGTCCTGGGCACCCACCAGGGCTACTTCGGCTTCACCGTCGGCCAACGCAAGGGCCTGGGCCTGTCCCGCCCGGCCGAGGACGGCCGCCCCCGCTACGTCATCGAGACGCGCCCGGCCACCAACGAAGTCGTCGTCGGCCCCGAGGAACTGCTCAGCCGCACCGCGGTCGACGGCGACGGGCTCGTTCTTCTCGCCGACCCCGAACCTCTCGCCACCGGCAGCACTGATTCTGACGACTCCCCCGCCGTCGGCTGGCAGGAGGCCAGCGTCCAGGTGCGCGCCCACGGCCGCCCGGTCCCGGCGAGGGTCCGCGTCGATGCGGCGCGCGGCCTCCTACACGCCGAGCTGGCCATGCCCCTGCGTGGCGTGGCCGCCGGTCAGAGCCTGGTCATCTACGGCGGGGCCGACGGCGACCAGGTCCTGGCCCAGGCAACTGTTGCCCCCGCGCAGGCCTCCAGCCACGCCGTCGCCTGA
- a CDS encoding DUF5655 domain-containing protein — MPTTSNKMIGDFSGKHASAAMYTAIESYALSLGSVTKHLTAQVSFSINRKFLWVWAYERTGDGTLFLNVRLDRPVEDPHVHRVDQVSANRWNHHVVVKTMEAAQSDWLRDLIRAGYEFAAR, encoded by the coding sequence ATGCCCACCACCTCGAACAAGATGATCGGCGACTTCAGCGGCAAGCATGCGTCGGCCGCCATGTACACGGCGATCGAGTCATACGCACTCTCGCTCGGCTCCGTCACCAAGCACCTGACGGCCCAGGTGAGCTTCTCCATCAACCGGAAGTTCCTGTGGGTCTGGGCCTATGAGAGGACGGGCGACGGCACCCTGTTCCTCAACGTGAGGCTCGATCGTCCCGTGGAGGATCCGCACGTCCACCGCGTCGACCAGGTCAGTGCGAACAGGTGGAACCACCACGTCGTCGTCAAGACGATGGAGGCCGCGCAGAGCGACTGGCTCAGGGACCTCATTCGCGCCGGTTACGAGTTCGCCGCCCGGTGA
- a CDS encoding cysteine desulfurase family protein yields MRTYLDHAASAPVRPEVAQQVAEDLASGLGGWANPSAQHTAGRRVGALLAQARARLASALGVDAHEVLLTSGGTEADALVVSGRARAVPGGRLVVSPIEHPAVLDSARTAVEQLGAGLSLLEVDGAGRVELDSVDRALVPAGSTDHSPASLVSVMTANNETGVVQDMAALVERVREASGGRRPGESGYVPIHSDVVAALGKVPVDFHGWGLDAMSLTGHKLGAPVGVGALVVRRDLALTPATGGGRQERGLRSGTQDVVAARALALAVELAVAEREEQEARLAALRRRILEGAGALAGVHATLPEGADHVASTAHLWFEEADVEALLMALDLAGIDASAGSACHAGVTQPSHVLLAMGFEEGPARSTLRCSLGQETSPDDVERLLAALPAALEGARRAWRVTHKTAGTRL; encoded by the coding sequence GTGCGCACCTATCTCGATCATGCCGCCTCGGCCCCGGTCCGTCCCGAGGTCGCCCAGCAGGTTGCCGAGGACCTGGCCAGTGGGCTGGGTGGCTGGGCGAATCCGAGTGCGCAGCACACTGCGGGCCGGCGGGTGGGGGCCCTGCTGGCGCAAGCGCGTGCCCGCCTGGCCAGTGCCCTGGGGGTGGATGCGCATGAGGTGCTGCTGACCTCCGGTGGGACGGAGGCCGATGCCCTGGTGGTCTCGGGGCGGGCGCGCGCGGTGCCGGGCGGGCGGCTGGTGGTCTCTCCGATTGAGCACCCGGCGGTTCTGGACTCGGCGCGCACCGCCGTGGAACAGCTGGGGGCGGGGCTGAGCCTGCTGGAGGTTGACGGCGCGGGGCGGGTCGAGCTCGACTCGGTGGATCGGGCGCTGGTGCCGGCGGGCAGTACCGACCATTCCCCCGCATCCTTGGTGTCGGTGATGACGGCGAACAATGAGACCGGCGTGGTGCAGGACATGGCGGCGCTGGTGGAGCGCGTGCGGGAGGCCAGTGGCGGCAGGCGTCCCGGCGAGAGCGGGTACGTGCCCATCCACTCCGACGTGGTGGCGGCACTGGGGAAGGTTCCGGTGGACTTCCATGGCTGGGGCCTGGATGCGATGAGCCTGACGGGGCACAAGCTGGGGGCGCCGGTGGGCGTGGGGGCCCTGGTGGTTCGCCGCGACCTGGCGTTGACGCCGGCCACGGGCGGGGGCCGTCAGGAGCGGGGACTCCGCTCAGGCACTCAGGACGTGGTGGCGGCCCGGGCGCTGGCCCTGGCGGTGGAGCTGGCGGTCGCCGAGCGGGAGGAGCAGGAGGCCCGGCTGGCGGCGCTGCGACGTCGGATCCTGGAGGGGGCCGGGGCGCTTGCGGGCGTTCACGCCACGTTGCCGGAAGGTGCCGATCATGTGGCCTCGACGGCGCACCTGTGGTTCGAGGAGGCCGACGTCGAGGCGCTGCTCATGGCCCTGGACCTGGCGGGGATTGATGCGTCGGCGGGGTCGGCCTGCCACGCCGGGGTTACCCAGCCCAGTCATGTGCTCCTGGCGATGGGCTTTGAGGAGGGGCCGGCCCGCTCCACGCTGCGCTGCTCCTTGGGCCAGGAGACGAGCCCCGACGACGTCGAGCGCCTACTCGCCGCCCTGCCCGCCGCCCTGGAGGGGGCCAGGCGCGCCTGGAGAGTGACGCACAAGACGGCCGGGACGCGCCTGTAG